The Chryseobacterium sp. 52 genome includes a region encoding these proteins:
- a CDS encoding NADAR family protein, with amino-acid sequence MKYTLPNIIEDFQNKKNLEFLFFWGHTVKDEITKSCFSQWFPIQFEENGTIYKTAEHYMMAGKARLFNDQEILQQVLKSETPNEVKSLGRKVKNFDPKLWDEHKYEIVNRANLLKFSQNLKFQNFLLSTDDKILVEASPYDKIWGIGMLETDSRAQNPLLWEGENLLGFALMEVRDELRR; translated from the coding sequence ATGAAATACACCTTACCCAATATTATTGAAGATTTTCAGAATAAAAAGAATCTTGAATTTTTATTCTTCTGGGGGCATACTGTAAAAGATGAGATTACTAAATCATGCTTCAGTCAATGGTTTCCCATTCAGTTTGAAGAAAACGGAACCATTTATAAAACAGCTGAACATTATATGATGGCCGGAAAAGCAAGGTTGTTTAATGATCAGGAAATCTTACAGCAAGTTTTAAAATCTGAAACGCCTAATGAAGTTAAAAGTTTGGGAAGGAAAGTGAAAAATTTTGACCCAAAACTTTGGGACGAACATAAATATGAAATCGTAAACAGGGCCAATCTTTTGAAATTCTCACAAAATCTAAAGTTTCAGAATTTTCTGCTGTCAACGGATGATAAAATTTTAGTAGAAGCCAGTCCTTATGATAAAATCTGGGGAATCGGAATGTTGGAAACTGATTCCAGAGCTCAGAATCCACTTTTATGGGAAGGAGAAAACTTACTGGGATTTGCTTTAATGGAAGTCAGAGACGAATTAAGAAGGTAA
- a CDS encoding prolyl hydroxylase family protein, with product MEKVELHPQIFLIEDFLTSAECDEYIAIAQEKVFEEAKVNMQGHQMMSKGIRNNDRLMVFDNKLAEDLFRKAAEFLPEADENYKLQNFNEMFRVYKYSPGQRFKMHRDGSYIRNENEKSFYTFLIYLNDDFEGGETEFENLFTVAPKKGSALVFYHPLRHEGKILISGLKYVLRTDVMYSNK from the coding sequence ATGGAAAAAGTAGAACTTCACCCACAGATATTTCTCATAGAAGATTTCCTGACTTCTGCTGAATGTGATGAATATATTGCCATAGCACAGGAAAAAGTGTTTGAAGAAGCAAAAGTCAATATGCAGGGGCATCAGATGATGAGTAAAGGAATTAGAAATAATGACCGACTGATGGTTTTTGACAATAAACTGGCAGAAGACCTTTTCAGAAAAGCAGCAGAATTTCTTCCTGAGGCAGATGAAAATTATAAGCTTCAGAACTTTAATGAAATGTTCAGGGTGTATAAATATTCTCCGGGACAGCGGTTCAAAATGCACAGAGACGGAAGCTATATCCGGAATGAGAATGAAAAAAGCTTCTATACTTTTCTGATCTATCTGAATGATGACTTTGAAGGCGGAGAAACAGAATTTGAAAACCTGTTCACAGTAGCACCGAAAAAAGGGTCTGCATTGGTTTTCTATCATCCGTTAAGACATGAAGGAAAAATCCTGATCAGCGGATTGAAATATGTTCTGAGAACCGATGTAATGTATTCCAATAAGTAA
- a CDS encoding NUDIX hydrolase has product MQAIKVAVDAVIFGYFDKQDLQLLLIKRKIEPFKGGWALPGGLVLDDENLDDAVKRELYEEAGIKPDFLEQLYTFGNVGRDPRNRVVSVAYLGLVNPSYHELFADSDAEDAQWFSVNKLPTLAFDHKAIIDIALQRLRTKIQYQPIGFNLLNEEFPFSDLENLYRTIVGREIDRRNFRKKIMSYGLLNETNNVKKEGSGRPGKLFTFNQEKYEELEKEGFYFEIK; this is encoded by the coding sequence ATGCAGGCTATAAAAGTTGCAGTAGACGCTGTCATTTTCGGATATTTTGATAAACAGGACCTTCAGTTACTTTTGATCAAAAGAAAGATAGAACCTTTCAAAGGAGGCTGGGCACTTCCCGGCGGACTTGTTCTGGATGATGAAAATCTGGATGACGCTGTAAAAAGAGAACTCTACGAAGAAGCGGGCATAAAACCTGATTTTTTAGAGCAACTCTACACATTTGGTAACGTAGGTCGCGATCCAAGGAATAGAGTCGTTTCTGTAGCTTATTTAGGGCTTGTCAACCCTTCCTATCACGAACTGTTTGCCGATTCTGATGCAGAAGATGCTCAATGGTTCAGCGTAAACAAGCTCCCGACACTTGCATTTGATCATAAAGCCATCATTGATATTGCGTTACAAAGACTCCGCACGAAAATCCAGTATCAGCCCATTGGGTTTAATCTGCTCAATGAAGAATTTCCTTTCTCAGACCTTGAAAACCTTTACAGAACTATTGTTGGACGTGAAATAGACCGCAGGAATTTCCGCAAAAAAATCATGAGCTATGGTTTACTTAATGAAACCAATAATGTAAAAAAAGAGGGTAGTGGCAGACCCGGAAAACTTTTCACATTCAATCAGGAGAAGTACGAAGAACTGGAAAAAGAAGGCTTCTATTTCGAAATTAAATAA
- a CDS encoding DUF1579 domain-containing protein has translation MKNLLLLFSLAFLFTACEKGKPAAEKEVSKTDSATWKPVDSATAMKAWMEYATPGEMHKTLAAYDGNWTGATTMWMENGGKPMTSQSECTNKMIFGGRYQHSTYKGNFMGMPFEGMSIMGYDNAKKKFVSTWIDNMGTGIMHGEGDWNPAKKSIEFKGTMSDPARPGHDCDFREVYTFTDANNHMMEMYGPDSKTGNEYKTMEIKFTKKK, from the coding sequence ATGAAAAATCTATTGTTATTATTCTCCCTTGCTTTTCTTTTTACCGCCTGTGAGAAAGGAAAGCCTGCAGCAGAAAAAGAGGTATCCAAAACAGATTCTGCCACATGGAAACCTGTAGATTCTGCCACTGCAATGAAAGCATGGATGGAATATGCAACTCCTGGCGAAATGCACAAAACATTAGCCGCTTATGACGGAAACTGGACAGGGGCAACGACAATGTGGATGGAAAATGGCGGCAAACCTATGACGAGCCAATCTGAATGCACCAACAAAATGATTTTTGGAGGACGGTATCAGCACAGTACTTACAAAGGAAATTTTATGGGAATGCCTTTTGAAGGAATGAGCATTATGGGCTACGACAATGCCAAGAAAAAGTTTGTAAGCACCTGGATTGACAATATGGGAACGGGTATTATGCATGGTGAGGGCGACTGGAATCCTGCTAAAAAATCTATTGAGTTCAAAGGTACAATGAGTGACCCGGCAAGACCCGGCCATGACTGTGATTTCAGAGAGGTTTATACTTTTACTGATGCGAACAATCACATGATGGAAATGTATGGCCCTGATTCTAAAACAGGAAACGAGTATAAAACTATGGAAATAAAATTCACGAAAAAGAAATAA
- a CDS encoding adenylosuccinate synthetase: MKKVQIVIGLGFGDEGKGITTDFLAQQNPESIVIRFSGGQQAAHTVMIEDKKHIHSSFASGALRGLPSYFTEHCTIYPVFLLNERKELQEKNGNVELHIHPLAKVTTPFDVWQNRTNTKNLEHGTCGKGIGSTMKRHESPYKLFAADLIAPKAMLIEKLKGIAYYYGFMDENQLEEMMHDFLDAVDQIDWKIEDYHYLNSFENLIFEGSQGILLDMDHGVFPNVTYANTTSKNACEICKFLKIEDIEMYYVTRNYSTRHGSGWMSNEKEIILKNNEEETCIFNDYQKELRFGELDYELLNYALLLDGAYVEAAKKNLVITCLDQTEEKFKIEKLKTKFDAVYGSYSPFSKDFKPIF, translated from the coding sequence ATGAAAAAAGTACAAATAGTAATAGGACTGGGTTTTGGTGATGAAGGAAAAGGAATCACTACAGATTTCTTGGCACAGCAAAACCCGGAATCTATTGTCATCAGATTTTCCGGAGGGCAGCAGGCGGCGCATACGGTAATGATTGAGGATAAAAAACATATTCATTCCAGCTTTGCGAGCGGGGCACTTCGTGGATTGCCATCTTATTTTACAGAACACTGCACCATTTATCCTGTCTTTTTATTAAATGAAAGAAAAGAACTGCAGGAAAAGAACGGAAATGTAGAGCTGCATATTCATCCGCTGGCCAAAGTGACTACACCATTTGATGTCTGGCAGAACAGAACCAATACCAAAAATCTGGAACACGGAACCTGCGGCAAAGGAATCGGATCAACAATGAAAAGACACGAAAGTCCTTATAAACTATTTGCTGCCGATTTAATAGCCCCAAAAGCAATGCTGATTGAGAAATTAAAAGGAATTGCATATTACTATGGGTTTATGGATGAGAACCAGTTAGAAGAAATGATGCATGATTTTTTAGATGCAGTAGATCAGATAGACTGGAAAATAGAAGATTATCATTATCTCAATTCATTTGAAAACCTCATTTTTGAAGGCAGTCAAGGGATTTTATTAGATATGGATCATGGGGTATTTCCGAATGTAACGTATGCCAACACCACTTCAAAAAATGCTTGCGAAATCTGCAAATTTTTGAAAATAGAGGATATTGAAATGTATTATGTGACCCGGAATTATTCCACCCGTCACGGAAGCGGATGGATGAGTAATGAAAAAGAAATCATCCTGAAAAATAATGAAGAGGAAACCTGTATTTTTAATGATTATCAGAAAGAACTTCGATTTGGAGAACTGGATTATGAATTGTTGAATTATGCGCTTCTTTTAGACGGAGCTTATGTTGAAGCAGCCAAAAAGAACCTTGTGATTACATGTCTCGATCAGACTGAGGAGAAATTTAAAATAGAAAAATTAAAAACAAAATTTGATGCAGTCTACGGATCCTATTCTCCGTTTTCAAAAGACTTTAAACCAATTTTTTAA